A single window of Desulfovibrio psychrotolerans DNA harbors:
- a CDS encoding tetratricopeptide repeat protein, with the protein MTKKNQSPFLSALVLADAEGVAAVDRTTLRTHGIRHVRVLSSGEEAARLLAREAARREKHRAALHQGRGQEEARDTRETGEARPTSPTCDLVLCNATLDDMEGTAFLRLIRKHPALASLPVILTAPSATREDVLKAIGAGCTGFLVRPYTTAAFAEQLELAARSAAMPDMARLMHSADTALGAEEFDNALATLGKVVTVAKPKAQECYEQGMAHLEARDYAAAIAAFNRAVRLNVLYAEAYMGLSHAWRGKGDQRKARKYMMMAGEAYARLEAFADARSVFSQLSQEWPDMPNLLLGTAGALVRQGNFQAAAMAYVEGYKLTPDADISTQVARACHFTDKPEEAAVALCRAMEKGGERDMAQRLYRRIIAIPERRPAPARKPLLAQFPMLNELLAVARYTMRAYREAHTAPPEQLAQDRRLRII; encoded by the coding sequence ATGACCAAGAAGAATCAGTCGCCCTTTTTGTCCGCCCTTGTACTGGCGGATGCGGAAGGCGTTGCCGCCGTGGACCGCACCACCCTGCGCACCCACGGCATACGCCATGTACGGGTGCTCTCATCCGGCGAGGAAGCTGCGCGCCTGCTTGCCCGCGAGGCCGCCCGCAGGGAAAAACACCGGGCAGCCCTGCACCAAGGCAGGGGGCAGGAAGAGGCCAGAGATACCAGAGAAACCGGAGAAGCACGACCAACCTCCCCGACCTGCGACCTGGTGCTTTGCAACGCCACGCTGGACGATATGGAAGGGACCGCCTTTCTGCGGCTTATCCGCAAGCACCCTGCGCTGGCATCGCTGCCTGTCATTCTCACTGCTCCCTCGGCCACGCGGGAAGATGTGCTGAAGGCCATAGGGGCCGGATGCACGGGCTTTCTTGTGCGGCCCTACACGACAGCCGCCTTTGCCGAGCAACTGGAGCTGGCGGCCCGCAGTGCGGCCATGCCGGACATGGCAAGGCTCATGCACTCTGCGGACACGGCACTGGGTGCGGAAGAATTTGACAACGCCCTCGCCACGCTGGGCAAGGTGGTGACTGTTGCCAAACCCAAGGCGCAGGAATGCTACGAGCAGGGCATGGCGCACCTTGAGGCCCGCGACTACGCCGCCGCCATTGCCGCCTTTAACCGCGCAGTGCGGCTGAACGTGCTCTATGCCGAGGCATATATGGGGCTTTCTCACGCATGGCGCGGTAAAGGAGACCAACGCAAGGCCCGCAAATACATGATGATGGCAGGCGAAGCATACGCCCGGCTGGAGGCCTTTGCCGATGCGCGGTCGGTTTTCAGCCAGCTTTCGCAGGAATGGCCGGATATGCCCAACCTGCTGCTGGGCACTGCGGGCGCACTGGTGCGGCAGGGCAATTTTCAGGCGGCGGCCATGGCCTATGTGGAAGGGTACAAGCTCACCCCGGATGCGGACATAAGCACGCAGGTTGCCCGCGCCTGCCACTTCACCGACAAGCCGGAAGAGGCTGCGGTGGCGCTGTGCCGGGCCATGGAAAAAGGCGGTGAACGGGATATGGCGCAACGGCTTTACCGCCGCATCATCGCCATACCGGAACGGCGGCCTGCTCCCGCACGCAAGCCCCTTCTGGCGCAGTTTCCCATGCTCAACGAACTGCTGGCCGTGGCCCGCTACACCATGCGCGCATACAGGGAAGCGCACACCGCCCCGCCGGAACAACTGGCGCAGGACCGCAGACTACGCATTATCTGA
- a CDS encoding efflux RND transporter permease subunit translates to MDFIGFSIKKPVAILVGVILLVMFGTLGLMNMPYQLSPTVTEPEITVTTSWTGATPYEVERDIIEEQEKVLKGLPNLVTMESTSSNGRGQITLRFTIGTEVDTALLRVSNKLNEVPSYPQNVDKPIISASGESSSPVIWMVLKTLPGNETPIDTYRTFFENEVRQHLERVDGVSDLLVFGGTEREMQVTVNPHKLAAHRLTISDLIAVLQSENANIAAGNMELGRRQYRIRTVGEFDSPETILDTVITSSGERRITVRDVAEASYGFQKRTAAMLHNGAPGVVCGVRPEAGTNVLTMTDATEAVVTALNAGLLKDNGVRLDWTYDQRPYINGAIDLVKDNIMLGGMLAICVLLVFLRSLTSTVVVAVAIPISVLGTFIFMNGLGRNLNVVSLAGISFAVGMLVDNAIVVLENIDRHRSMGKSPFRACYDGTTEVWGAVLASTLTTVAVFLPVAFVEQEAGQLFKDISIAITCAITLSLFVSLSVIPMLANQFFSLSRKSKERSRFLPFIDSVGRGISAAIMGVLGVTLRNAFTRLVTVGALTAFAVVSTYMAFPKMEYLPQGNRNLILNILIPPPGLSYEERYAIGSYIQQTYSGQLASETEDVDGLPPMKALFYVGAADFMLFGSTSKIEDRAAEYIPSFTATINSIPGMFGVSMQAGIFQDSIGKGRTIEVDLSAGDINKLVSGAGALFGSIMQSIPGSQIRPIPSLELLFPEIRLNPDRDRLRAAGMSSRELGIAVDVLMDGRKVGDFNEEGEKKIDLTIMASDADVSSPEALYHSLVATSGGVPVPISSLADIERTYGISQIRHLERDRTITLQVTPPQEMPLEQAMDIISGELIPKLQEGPLHGINYRLSGAADKLTQTREALQWNFLLAVIITYLLMSALFGNFIYPLIILFTVPLAAAGGILGLRLENLLVTRQPMDILTMLGFIILIGVVVNNAILIVHQSLNNIREGGMAHREAVLESVRSRLRPIYMSATTSIFGMLPLAIAPGPGSELYRGLGSVVLGGIAISTVFTVFVIPALLLFVIGMEKPGTGEE, encoded by the coding sequence ATGGACTTCATCGGATTTTCCATAAAAAAGCCTGTCGCCATCCTTGTGGGCGTTATCCTGCTGGTCATGTTCGGCACGCTGGGGCTGATGAACATGCCCTATCAGCTCAGCCCCACGGTCACGGAACCGGAAATTACCGTAACCACCTCGTGGACCGGTGCCACCCCGTACGAGGTGGAGCGCGATATCATTGAAGAGCAGGAGAAGGTGCTCAAGGGGCTGCCCAACCTTGTGACCATGGAATCCACCTCTTCCAACGGCAGGGGCCAGATTACGCTGCGCTTCACCATAGGCACCGAGGTGGACACCGCCCTGCTGCGCGTTTCTAACAAGCTGAACGAAGTTCCCTCCTACCCGCAGAATGTGGACAAGCCCATCATCAGCGCATCGGGCGAATCGTCCTCGCCCGTTATCTGGATGGTGCTGAAGACCCTGCCCGGCAACGAAACGCCCATAGACACCTACCGCACCTTCTTTGAAAACGAGGTGCGCCAGCATCTGGAGCGTGTTGACGGTGTTTCTGACCTGCTTGTGTTCGGCGGCACCGAACGCGAAATGCAGGTTACGGTGAACCCGCACAAGCTGGCAGCGCACAGGCTTACCATTTCTGACCTCATCGCCGTGCTGCAGTCGGAAAATGCCAACATTGCCGCAGGCAACATGGAGCTGGGGCGCAGGCAGTACCGCATCCGTACCGTGGGCGAATTCGACTCGCCGGAAACCATTCTGGATACCGTGATCACCTCCAGCGGCGAGAGGCGCATAACCGTGCGCGACGTGGCGGAAGCCTCGTACGGCTTTCAGAAGCGCACCGCTGCCATGCTGCACAACGGGGCCCCCGGCGTGGTCTGCGGCGTGCGCCCGGAAGCGGGCACCAACGTGCTGACCATGACCGATGCCACAGAAGCCGTGGTGACCGCACTGAATGCGGGCCTGCTGAAAGACAACGGCGTGCGGCTGGACTGGACGTATGACCAGCGGCCCTACATCAACGGTGCCATTGATCTGGTGAAGGACAACATCATGCTTGGCGGCATGCTTGCCATATGCGTGCTGCTGGTGTTTCTGCGCTCCCTGACCTCCACCGTGGTAGTGGCCGTGGCCATTCCCATAAGTGTGCTGGGCACCTTTATCTTCATGAACGGACTGGGCAGGAACCTGAACGTGGTGAGCCTTGCCGGGATATCGTTTGCGGTGGGCATGCTGGTGGACAACGCCATTGTGGTGCTGGAGAACATAGACAGGCACCGGAGCATGGGCAAATCGCCCTTCCGCGCCTGCTACGACGGCACAACGGAAGTGTGGGGAGCGGTGCTTGCCTCCACCCTGACCACGGTGGCGGTGTTTCTGCCTGTGGCCTTTGTGGAGCAGGAGGCGGGGCAGCTTTTCAAGGACATCTCCATTGCCATTACCTGCGCCATAACGCTCAGCCTGTTCGTTTCGCTGTCCGTCATTCCCATGCTGGCCAATCAGTTCTTCTCGCTTTCCCGGAAGAGCAAGGAACGGAGCAGGTTCCTCCCGTTCATAGACAGCGTGGGGCGCGGCATAAGCGCGGCCATAATGGGTGTGCTTGGCGTGACGCTGCGCAACGCCTTCACCCGGCTGGTCACGGTGGGCGCACTGACGGCCTTTGCCGTGGTTTCCACCTACATGGCCTTTCCCAAAATGGAATACCTGCCGCAGGGCAACCGCAACCTCATCCTGAACATTCTTATTCCCCCGCCCGGTCTTTCGTATGAGGAACGCTACGCCATAGGCTCCTACATCCAGCAGACCTACAGCGGGCAACTGGCCTCTGAAACGGAAGACGTGGACGGACTGCCGCCCATGAAGGCTCTGTTCTACGTAGGCGCGGCGGACTTTATGCTCTTTGGGTCCACCTCCAAAATTGAAGACAGGGCTGCGGAATACATTCCCTCCTTCACCGCCACCATCAACTCCATTCCGGGCATGTTCGGCGTTTCCATGCAGGCCGGGATTTTTCAGGACAGCATAGGCAAGGGCAGAACCATTGAGGTGGACCTTTCCGCCGGAGACATAAACAAGCTGGTAAGCGGCGCGGGTGCCCTGTTCGGCTCCATCATGCAGTCTATTCCCGGTTCGCAGATACGCCCCATTCCCTCGCTGGAACTGCTTTTTCCCGAAATACGCCTGAACCCGGACCGCGACAGGCTGCGGGCTGCGGGCATGTCTTCTCGCGAGCTGGGCATTGCCGTGGATGTGCTCATGGACGGCAGAAAGGTGGGCGACTTCAACGAGGAAGGCGAAAAAAAGATAGACCTCACCATCATGGCGTCTGATGCCGACGTATCTTCCCCGGAGGCGCTGTATCACTCGCTGGTGGCTACTTCCGGCGGGGTGCCGGTGCCCATATCCTCTCTTGCGGATATTGAGCGCACCTACGGCATTTCGCAGATACGCCATCTGGAGCGTGACCGCACCATAACCCTGCAAGTCACACCGCCGCAGGAAATGCCGCTGGAACAGGCCATGGACATCATTTCCGGCGAGCTTATTCCCAAGCTGCAGGAAGGACCGCTGCACGGGATAAACTACCGACTTTCCGGCGCTGCGGACAAACTTACGCAGACGCGGGAGGCGCTGCAATGGAACTTCCTGCTGGCAGTGATCATCACCTACCTGCTCATGTCTGCACTGTTCGGCAACTTCATCTACCCGCTCATTATCCTGTTCACCGTGCCGCTGGCGGCTGCGGGAGGCATTCTGGGCCTCAGGCTGGAAAACCTGCTCGTAACACGGCAACCCATGGATATTCTTACCATGCTGGGGTTCATCATCCTTATCGGCGTGGTGGTGAACAACGCCATTCTCATTGTGCACCAATCCCTGAACAACATACGGGAAGGGGGCATGGCGCACCGCGAGGCGGTGCTGGAATCGGTGCGGTCGCGCCTGCGCCCCATCTATATGAGCGCAACCACGTCCATATTCGGCATGCTGCCGCTGGCCATTGCTCCCGGCCCCGGTTCGGAACTGTACAGGGGTCTCGGTTCCGTGGTGCTGGGTGGCATAGCCATCTCCACGGTGTTCACGGTATTTGTCATTCCCGCCCTGCTGCTCTTTGTCATCGGCATGGAAAAACCGGGCACAGGCGAAGAATAG
- a CDS encoding adenosine deaminase family protein produces the protein MSRPSAHNRLHSAVYFLLLAVLMLLPAQGMSQPALSQNEKSTIQFFESVRHSPPMMRAFLDAMPKGADLHTHLSGAVYAEDYLQWAMEDGRCIDTATFTILSPDAPSNKSTAQDPCPQGSVPAERLFHDNTLYADAVNALSTRDIHSVSRMWGHEQFFSSFAKFNAGKLGRGADMLASVIRRAASQNILHLEVMDSIYPVTLKNIATSVGWSGNAEDTLNALRQAGLFESIENSVAARRALLDETRFLLQAGLEDEPGLAGGASAPVPDVSVRFIQQIHRNSSPEQVFAQLAYSFELVRHDPYVVAFNFVAPEDYPTALRDYTLHMRMIDALHALPEYTGTNITLHAGELAMGLVPPRDLRFHIREAVETGHARRIGHGVSVMHEDNAFGLLRTMRDRRVAVEICLSSNDQILGVRGADHPFPVYRKYGVPMVLNTDDEGVARIDLTNEYLRAATTYALGYQDMKALSRNSLEYSFLPGASLWADPAAFIMGGDCKDSPMGHETALCARLLEASDKARMQWQLEKAFVDFERDVAENMARP, from the coding sequence ATGTCCCGCCCATCCGCCCATAACCGGCTCCATAGTGCGGTTTACTTCCTGCTGCTGGCCGTCCTCATGCTGCTTCCCGCGCAGGGAATGAGCCAGCCTGCCCTGTCGCAGAATGAGAAATCCACCATCCAGTTTTTTGAATCCGTTCGCCACAGCCCGCCCATGATGCGGGCATTTCTGGACGCAATGCCCAAAGGGGCAGACCTGCACACGCATCTTTCCGGTGCCGTCTATGCCGAAGACTATCTGCAATGGGCCATGGAGGACGGACGCTGCATAGACACCGCCACCTTTACCATCCTAAGCCCTGATGCTCCGTCCAATAAATCCACGGCGCAGGACCCGTGCCCGCAGGGCAGCGTGCCCGCCGAACGCCTGTTTCATGACAACACGCTGTACGCCGATGCCGTAAACGCGCTTTCTACCCGCGACATACACTCTGTTTCGCGCATGTGGGGGCATGAGCAGTTCTTCAGTTCGTTCGCCAAATTCAATGCGGGCAAACTGGGGCGCGGTGCGGACATGCTGGCTTCCGTCATACGCCGCGCGGCGAGCCAGAATATTCTGCACCTTGAGGTCATGGACTCCATCTACCCCGTCACGCTGAAGAATATTGCAACATCGGTGGGATGGTCCGGCAACGCGGAAGATACACTGAATGCCCTGCGACAGGCGGGGCTGTTTGAATCCATAGAAAATTCCGTGGCGGCCCGCCGCGCCCTGCTGGACGAAACCCGGTTCCTGCTGCAAGCCGGACTGGAAGATGAGCCCGGGCTTGCGGGCGGGGCATCGGCCCCCGTGCCGGACGTTTCCGTTCGGTTCATCCAGCAGATACACCGCAATTCGTCTCCGGAACAGGTGTTCGCCCAGCTTGCCTACAGCTTTGAACTGGTGCGTCACGACCCGTATGTGGTTGCCTTCAACTTTGTGGCACCGGAAGATTACCCCACCGCGCTGCGGGATTATACCCTGCACATGCGCATGATAGACGCCCTGCATGCCCTGCCGGAATACACGGGCACCAACATAACCCTGCACGCGGGCGAGCTGGCCATGGGCCTTGTTCCCCCACGGGATTTGCGGTTCCATATCCGTGAGGCCGTGGAAACAGGACATGCCCGCCGCATAGGGCACGGGGTTTCCGTTATGCATGAGGATAACGCCTTCGGCCTGCTGCGCACCATGCGCGACCGCCGCGTGGCCGTGGAGATATGCCTTTCAAGCAACGACCAGATTCTGGGGGTGCGCGGGGCGGACCACCCCTTCCCCGTCTACCGCAAGTACGGCGTGCCCATGGTGCTGAACACGGATGATGAGGGAGTGGCGCGTATTGACCTGACCAACGAGTACCTGCGTGCGGCCACGACCTACGCGCTGGGGTATCAGGACATGAAGGCGCTTTCGCGCAACAGTCTGGAATACAGCTTCCTTCCCGGCGCGAGCCTGTGGGCGGACCCCGCCGCCTTCATCATGGGGGGAGACTGCAAGGATTCTCCCATGGGACACGAGACGGCCCTGTGCGCCCGGCTGCTGGAAGCCAGCGACAAGGCGCGTATGCAGTGGCAGCTGGAAAAAGCCTTTGTGGATTTTGAACGGGACGTGGCGGAAAACATGGCCCGCCCGTAG
- a CDS encoding histidinol phosphate phosphatase domain-containing protein, with the protein MIDLHVHTYFSDGKNSPAVAMRYAKAAGYRAIAFTDHVDASNMRHVLENLLPMVRAYGPYAGIDLFAGVELTHVPAALVPDAIREARAMGAHIVSVHGQTLADIVEEGTNLAAIEGGADILCHPGLITEQEAVLAAERGVLLEITTRPGHALANGHVAVTARRCGTKLVINNDAHHSSDFVSRDKRKAIALGAGMTPDEIRQAEENSRALVVRLLRNV; encoded by the coding sequence ATGATAGACCTGCATGTGCACACGTACTTCAGCGACGGGAAAAATTCTCCGGCAGTAGCCATGCGCTACGCCAAGGCTGCCGGATACCGCGCCATAGCCTTTACCGACCATGTGGATGCCAGCAACATGCGGCATGTGCTGGAAAACCTGCTGCCCATGGTGCGTGCCTACGGCCCGTATGCAGGCATAGACCTCTTTGCCGGTGTGGAGCTTACCCATGTGCCTGCCGCGCTTGTGCCGGACGCCATACGTGAAGCACGCGCCATGGGGGCACACATTGTCAGCGTGCACGGGCAGACGCTGGCCGATATAGTTGAAGAAGGGACCAACCTCGCCGCCATTGAGGGCGGAGCGGATATACTGTGCCACCCCGGCCTCATTACCGAGCAGGAAGCCGTGCTCGCTGCCGAGCGGGGCGTGCTGCTGGAAATTACCACCCGCCCCGGCCACGCCCTTGCCAACGGCCATGTGGCAGTCACCGCGCGCCGGTGCGGCACGAAACTTGTCATTAACAACGATGCCCATCACTCAAGCGATTTCGTTTCCCGCGACAAACGCAAGGCCATTGCCCTTGGCGCGGGAATGACGCCTGATGAAATACGGCAGGCAGAGGAAAACAGCCGCGCACTGGTTGTCCGGCTGCTGCGCAACGTCTGA
- a CDS encoding bifunctional nuclease family protein has protein sequence MVVMHVAGLTLDEQTKAPILVLKNVHGSEVLPIWIGAMEAMAISVVLNEVAVPRPLTHDLMLRTLEESGTVLLGVEIVALQEGTYFAVLSLGVGESTHRVDCRPSDAVALALRAQVPILVHDHVLETALRENLRPSTEPATEEERDRLQEPADAAAEMVRASRGMGKGRPSGLRPANKATDVASRAATSSDEPQDDESLADMLRQMEPDIKTKM, from the coding sequence ATGGTAGTCATGCACGTAGCCGGGCTTACCCTTGACGAGCAGACCAAGGCACCCATCCTTGTACTGAAAAATGTGCATGGCAGTGAGGTGCTGCCCATCTGGATAGGAGCCATGGAAGCCATGGCCATTTCTGTGGTCCTGAACGAGGTTGCCGTGCCCCGCCCCCTGACCCACGACCTTATGCTGCGCACCCTGGAGGAATCCGGCACGGTGCTGCTGGGCGTGGAAATAGTGGCTTTGCAGGAAGGAACCTACTTTGCGGTACTTTCGCTCGGCGTAGGCGAGAGCACGCACAGGGTGGACTGTCGCCCCTCTGACGCGGTGGCGCTGGCACTGCGTGCGCAGGTGCCTATTCTGGTGCACGACCATGTGCTGGAAACCGCGCTGCGCGAAAATCTGCGCCCTTCCACCGAGCCTGCCACAGAAGAAGAGCGTGACCGCCTGCAGGAACCTGCCGATGCCGCCGCAGAAATGGTCCGCGCCTCCCGCGGGATGGGGAAGGGGCGTCCTTCCGGCCTGCGTCCGGCAAACAAGGCAACGGACGTTGCTTCCCGCGCCGCCACGTCTTCCGATGAGCCGCAGGATGATGAAAGCCTTGCGGATATGCTCCGCCAGATGGAACCGGACATAAAGACCAAGATGTAA
- the miaB gene encoding tRNA (N6-isopentenyl adenosine(37)-C2)-methylthiotransferase MiaB, producing MIERMFHIMTFGCQMNANDSDWLRRSLFSRGFTEAEKPEDASVFILNTCSVREKPEQKVYSLLGRIQNMTQGREDVLVAVGGCVAQQVGRGFFNRFRQVRLVFGTDGLASAPQALDRLTEETQLRMSLLDFSDEYPEKEQDWTDGEVPAAGFVNIMQGCDNFCAYCIVPYTRGRQKSRSTAAILEECRAMAARGTRDITLLGQNVNSFGQDAHGDGTSFAELLHSVADTEGLLRLRFVTSHPKDIADEVIEAFGSRTNICPRLHLPMQSGSDEVLRRMGRKYDMARYRSIVDKLRAARPDLQLTTDIIVGFPGETEDDFQQTLAAAREIGFAQSFSFNYSDRPGTKAEMLADKVSKEVMQDRLQRYQDWQSEYTEQVLQSMVGKTVDVLFEGMSRRQTGQMVPETPDSPKGTAGTADAGDMREAAGQQAPAGGETWQGRDVYGQLVHVRLPEGMNMQGKCMSVRICEAKKHSLTGEGVGDPW from the coding sequence ATGATTGAACGCATGTTCCATATAATGACCTTTGGCTGCCAGATGAATGCCAATGACTCTGACTGGCTCCGCCGCTCTCTTTTTTCACGGGGGTTTACAGAGGCTGAAAAGCCCGAAGACGCCTCCGTCTTCATTCTGAACACCTGCTCCGTGCGTGAAAAACCGGAACAGAAAGTGTACAGCCTGCTCGGACGCATCCAGAACATGACACAGGGGCGCGAGGATGTGCTTGTGGCCGTGGGCGGCTGCGTGGCGCAGCAGGTGGGACGGGGATTCTTTAACCGCTTCAGGCAGGTGCGTCTGGTCTTCGGCACCGACGGGCTGGCTTCCGCCCCGCAGGCACTGGACCGCCTGACGGAAGAAACCCAGCTGCGCATGAGCCTGCTCGACTTTTCCGATGAATACCCGGAAAAGGAACAGGACTGGACGGACGGAGAAGTGCCCGCTGCCGGGTTTGTGAACATAATGCAGGGGTGCGACAACTTTTGCGCTTACTGCATTGTGCCCTACACCCGCGGGAGGCAGAAGTCGCGTTCCACCGCAGCCATACTGGAAGAATGCCGCGCCATGGCGGCAAGGGGCACACGCGACATCACCCTTCTGGGACAGAACGTGAACTCCTTCGGGCAGGACGCCCACGGAGACGGCACCTCTTTTGCGGAACTGCTGCACAGCGTGGCGGATACAGAGGGACTGCTCCGGCTGCGCTTTGTCACCTCGCACCCCAAGGACATAGCGGACGAGGTGATTGAGGCCTTTGGCAGCCGCACGAACATCTGCCCACGCCTGCACCTGCCCATGCAGTCCGGCTCTGATGAGGTTCTCAGACGCATGGGCCGCAAGTACGATATGGCGCGCTACCGTTCCATTGTGGACAAGCTGCGCGCCGCACGGCCCGACCTGCAACTGACCACAGACATCATCGTAGGGTTTCCCGGCGAGACGGAAGACGATTTTCAGCAGACTCTTGCCGCAGCCAGAGAGATAGGCTTTGCCCAGTCTTTCTCGTTCAACTACTCCGACCGTCCCGGAACCAAGGCGGAGATGCTGGCCGACAAGGTTTCCAAAGAGGTCATGCAGGACCGCCTGCAACGGTATCAGGACTGGCAGTCGGAATATACTGAACAGGTTCTGCAAAGTATGGTAGGAAAGACGGTAGATGTTCTCTTTGAAGGCATGAGCAGGCGTCAGACGGGCCAGATGGTGCCCGAAACGCCCGATTCGCCGAAGGGTACGGCGGGAACGGCGGATGCGGGCGATATGCGCGAGGCCGCAGGCCAACAGGCACCCGCAGGCGGCGAAACGTGGCAGGGACGGGATGTCTACGGGCAACTTGTGCATGTGCGCCTGCCGGAAGGGATGAATATGCAGGGCAAATGCATGTCTGTACGCATCTGCGAGGCCAAGAAGCACTCCCTGACGGGAGAAGGGGTTGGTGATCCATGGTAG
- a CDS encoding heavy-metal-associated domain-containing protein, which translates to MKKIRVRGMQTPDCAATVSKVVSTVNGVENVNVNLATGEVTYGPDACVDMSILKEAVEKAGYEVEE; encoded by the coding sequence ATGAAAAAGATACGTGTGCGGGGCATGCAGACCCCGGATTGTGCGGCCACGGTTTCCAAGGTCGTTTCCACGGTCAACGGTGTGGAGAACGTAAACGTGAACCTTGCCACGGGCGAAGTGACTTACGGTCCTGATGCCTGCGTGGATATGTCCATCCTCAAAGAAGCGGTGGAAAAGGCCGGATACGAAGTGGAGGAGTAA
- a CDS encoding carbohydrate kinase family protein has product MSIYISGSIAYDRIMNFPGKFSDHILPDKIHILNVCFLIDRLEEKRGGTAGNIGYTLSLLGEKPTILSAVGKDFDRYEDVLRTMGLPLDGIRKFDDLFTAGAYITTDQDDNQITGFNPGAMANRCGYAFSALDPQKDIALVSPGNKDDMIELPRAYRAAGVRYIFDPGQQIPVFTAGEMLECITGAYMLVSNDYELEMIMKTTGCTKAQLLEKCSYIITTLGENGSRIDNGTPIEVGIAAPERVQDPTGAGDAYRAGLVKGILEGRSVEDAARMGAVCASFCIEHYGTQEHCFTMEQFAARYAAAFGS; this is encoded by the coding sequence ATGTCCATCTATATCTCCGGTTCCATCGCCTATGACCGCATCATGAACTTTCCCGGTAAATTTTCCGACCACATCCTCCCCGACAAGATTCATATCCTGAACGTCTGCTTCCTCATTGACAGGCTGGAGGAAAAACGCGGCGGCACTGCGGGCAACATAGGCTACACCCTCTCGCTGCTGGGCGAAAAACCGACCATTCTTTCCGCCGTGGGCAAGGACTTTGACCGCTACGAAGACGTGCTGCGCACCATGGGGCTGCCGCTGGACGGCATACGCAAGTTTGACGACCTGTTCACCGCAGGCGCGTACATCACCACTGATCAGGACGACAACCAGATTACCGGCTTCAACCCCGGTGCCATGGCGAACCGTTGCGGCTACGCCTTTTCCGCCCTTGACCCGCAGAAGGACATTGCCCTTGTTTCGCCCGGCAACAAGGACGACATGATCGAACTGCCCCGCGCCTACCGTGCGGCGGGCGTGCGCTACATATTTGATCCGGGTCAGCAGATTCCGGTGTTTACTGCCGGGGAGATGCTGGAGTGCATTACCGGCGCGTACATGCTGGTTTCCAACGACTACGAACTGGAAATGATCATGAAGACCACCGGCTGCACCAAGGCGCAGTTGCTGGAAAAGTGCTCCTACATCATTACCACGCTGGGTGAAAACGGCTCGCGCATTGACAACGGCACGCCCATTGAGGTGGGCATTGCTGCCCCCGAGCGCGTGCAGGACCCCACCGGAGCGGGAGACGCCTACCGTGCAGGGCTGGTGAAGGGCATTCTGGAAGGAAGGTCTGTGGAAGACGCCGCGCGCATGGGCGCGGTCTGCGCCAGCTTCTGCATTGAACATTACGGCACGCAGGAACACTGCTTTACCATGGAGCAGTTCGCAGCGCGTTACGCCGCCGCTTTCGGCAGCTAG
- the cutA gene encoding divalent-cation tolerance protein CutA — protein MALLVYMTAASPEEARTIGDALVAGRFAACVNILGPVQSLFRWKGAVQSETETAFIAKTTQERLDGLTAEVRRLHSYEVPCIIALPILGGDAAFLDWIVSETNDASPRPSGEASGVTSNVSSGAPSAPLTVPGKDT, from the coding sequence ATGGCACTGCTCGTATACATGACCGCCGCCTCTCCCGAAGAGGCAAGAACCATAGGCGATGCCCTTGTGGCCGGACGCTTTGCGGCGTGTGTGAACATTCTTGGGCCGGTGCAGTCTCTTTTCCGGTGGAAGGGTGCAGTGCAGTCGGAGACGGAAACGGCGTTCATCGCCAAAACCACGCAGGAAAGACTGGACGGACTGACGGCGGAAGTCCGGCGGCTGCACAGCTATGAAGTGCCCTGCATCATCGCCCTGCCCATACTGGGAGGCGATGCGGCATTTCTGGACTGGATAGTCTCCGAAACAAACGATGCCTCCCCCCGTCCGTCCGGCGAAGCTTCCGGTGTTACGAGCAATGTTTCTTCCGGTGCCCCTTCTGCTCCCCTCACTGTACCCGGCAAGGATACATGA